One Nostoc punctiforme PCC 73102 DNA window includes the following coding sequences:
- a CDS encoding MFS transporter — MTTSKPHLNILWVQVWVLAVVQGAITLTWLIYNIYLPQLLTQFGFPASLAVALVLVENAFGAVLEPLMGGLSDQARRWVGTRFPFISVGMILASALFIAIPCVVSLIPPTTVMRSLLPIALVAWALAMTIFRSPAMCLLGMYSTPAQLPLAVSVVTLAGGVIGAFRPISYKFILSLGPVYTFAIGSFVMLGAAAVLRLVNPPEAPVDRHQIEVVKLPLQKLALILGTGFGVAWGIRFLFDVLGKVLKAQLNTDNVDVQMVWIGLAIAIASIPAGIFAVKIGNRQAMLCGICAIVPSLLIMISVGAQIPIIVVIVVSFSLIVNGAIPFALGLVPQRWAGLGIGMYFGGFALAMSLFGAIFPKLQAITPFVGAAGGALAFFLAGVCIAVSGISERQRNAEV; from the coding sequence TTGACTACCTCGAAACCTCATCTCAATATTTTATGGGTGCAAGTTTGGGTGTTAGCAGTAGTGCAGGGAGCAATTACTCTCACCTGGTTAATTTATAATATATATTTGCCACAACTTTTGACTCAGTTTGGCTTTCCCGCTTCACTGGCAGTTGCTTTGGTGCTAGTCGAAAATGCCTTTGGTGCGGTGCTAGAACCATTGATGGGTGGACTTTCAGACCAAGCTAGACGCTGGGTAGGGACTCGGTTTCCCTTCATCTCAGTAGGTATGATTTTGGCATCGGCTTTGTTTATTGCCATACCATGCGTTGTGAGTTTGATCCCACCTACTACCGTGATGCGATCGCTCTTGCCTATAGCATTGGTAGCCTGGGCATTAGCAATGACAATATTTCGTTCTCCAGCGATGTGCCTCTTGGGGATGTATTCTACACCAGCCCAGTTACCTTTAGCAGTCAGTGTTGTAACTTTGGCAGGTGGTGTAATTGGGGCTTTTAGACCGATAAGCTATAAGTTTATCCTGAGCTTAGGGCCAGTTTATACCTTTGCGATCGGTTCTTTCGTCATGCTAGGGGCGGCCGCTGTGTTGCGATTAGTCAATCCTCCAGAAGCACCTGTGGATAGACACCAAATAGAAGTTGTAAAGTTGCCGTTACAAAAATTGGCTTTGATTTTAGGAACTGGTTTTGGTGTAGCGTGGGGTATTAGATTTCTCTTTGATGTTTTGGGTAAAGTACTAAAGGCCCAACTGAATACTGATAATGTTGATGTGCAAATGGTGTGGATTGGATTAGCGATCGCAATTGCCAGCATACCAGCAGGAATCTTCGCCGTCAAAATTGGTAATCGTCAAGCAATGCTTTGTGGGATCTGTGCGATCGTTCCCTCGTTATTGATAATGATATCTGTGGGCGCACAAATTCCGATAATTGTAGTAATTGTTGTTAGCTTTAGTTTAATTGTCAATGGGGCAATTCCTTTTGCTTTAGGACTAGTACCTCAGCGATGGGCGGGATTAGGAATTGGGATGTATTTTGGTGGGTTTGCTTTAGCGATGAGTTTGTTTGGTGCGATCTTTCCCAAGTTACAAGCAATAACACCTTTTGTTGGTGCAGCTGGGGGTGCATTGGCATTTTTCCTAGCTGGTGTTT